From Syngnathus typhle isolate RoL2023-S1 ecotype Sweden linkage group LG13, RoL_Styp_1.0, whole genome shotgun sequence, a single genomic window includes:
- the eif2b5 gene encoding translation initiation factor eIF-2B subunit epsilon, which produces MAVKGGKHRLSSRKGACEQDEEEPQLQAVLVADSFNRKFFPVTKDQPRALLPLGNVAMIDYTLEFLTSTGVQETYVFCCWMAGKIKEHLLKSKWCRSTSPNTVHIITSDLYRSLGDVLRDVDAKSLVRSDFLLVYGDVLSNIDISQALLEHRQRRKIDKNISVMTMLFKESSPGHKSRCEEDDVIVAMDSKNQRVLHYHKTQSLKKLHFPMNTFHSGSDEFEIRHDLLDCHISICSPQVAELFTDNFDYQTRNDFVRGILVNEEILGNQIHMHVTRDGYGARVSNLLMYDSVSSDLVRRWVYPLTPEANITDQERWSCTYSRHNVYRGSGVTLGHGSQMEENVLIGCDSSIGANCYISNSVIGNNCTIGDNVILEHAYIWNDVVIAANVVISHSVVCDKAEVKEGVKLNKQCVLAYNVVIGPHICVPEGTVVSMHYPAEEEEDEDEFLSDDDTVGQSKDKIKQKAFNPAEVGAEGKGYVWKASSPDDTDDEELSHCLWGLTLNPELESESEDSEPDGPDDPVIPSPEMDDAKVFQKEVLGTLQRGLEENITCDHLVLEINSLKYAYNITLQEVMQILTGVLLDYPLQQHSSQLTASQYAADLQPLLEKWAPVFKNYVKRSKDQLDCLSAFEEHFLEHATHWPAMCKILMAMYQLEILEEEMILRWFSHSGTFDKSRQLRKNQGLQKFIQWLKEAEESSEEDDK; this is translated from the exons ATGGCTGTTAAAGGAGGAAAACACAGACTTTCCAGTAGAAAAGGTGCGTGTGAGCAAGATGAAGAAGAGCCCCAGCTTCAGGCCGTTTTAGTCGCTGACAGCTTTAACCGGAAGTTTTTCCCGGTGACTAAAGACCAGCCTCGG GCTTTGTTGCCTCTGGGTAATGTTGCGATGATCGACTACACTCTGGAGTTCCTCACTTCCACGGGGGTCCAGGAAACTTACGTGTTTTGCTGTTGGATGGCTGGCAAGATTAAGGAACACTTGCT GAAGTCTAAATGGTGTCGATCGACCTCTCCGAACACAGTCCACATCATCACGTCGGACCTGTACAGATCTCTGGGGGATGTGCTCAGGGATGTTGACGCCAAGTCTCTCGTTCGCTCAGACTTCTTGTTAGTCTATGGAGATGTGCTATCCAATATTGACATCAGCCAGGCACTGCTGGAGCACAG GCAACGTCGAAAGATTGACAAGAACATCTCCGTGATGACGATGCTCTTTAAGGAATCATCGCCGGGTCACAAGTCTCGTTGTGAGGAAGATGATGTGATTGTCGCCATGGACAGCAAGAATCAGCGAGTTTTACACTACCACAAGACACAAAGCTTaaagaagcttcattttcccatg AATACATTCCACAGTGGAAGTGACGAGTTTGAAATCAGACATGACCTCCTTGACTGCCACATCAGTATCTGTTCACCACAG GTTGCGGAGCTCTTCACTGACAATTTTGACTACCAAACAAGGAATGACTTTGTCAGGGGGATTCTGGTCAATGAAGAG ATCCTGGGGAACCAGATCCATATGCACGTGACCAGAGACGGTTACGGCGCCCGAGTGTCCAACTTGCTCATGTATGATTCGGTGTCGTCCGATTTGGTGAGACGGTGGGTCTACCCTCTCACCCCCGAGGCCAATATTACCGACCAGGAAAGATGGAGCTGCACGTACTCGCGCCACAACGTCTACCGAGGATCAGGGGTCACCCTTGGCCATGGCAGCCAGATGGAGGAGAACGTTCTAATTGGCTGTGACTCCAGCATAGGCGCCAACTGCTACATCTCCAACAGCGTCATTGGTAACAATTGCACCATAG GTGACAATGTCATTCTGGAGCACGCCTACATCTGGAACGATGTTGTAATTGCCGCTAACGTGGTGATCAGTCATTCTGTGGTCTGTGACAAGGCTGAAGTCAAAGAAGGCGTCAAGCTTAATAAACAGTGCGTCCTAGCCTACAAT GTGGTGATTGGACCGCATATCTGTGTGCCAGAGGGCACAGTGGTGTCCATGCATTATCCagcagaagaggaggaagatgaggatgaaTTCCTCAGTGACGACGACACGGTGGGCCAGAGCAAGGACAAAATCAAACAGAAAG CTTTTAACCCAGCTGAGGTTGGGGCAGAAGGAAAAGGCTACGTATGGAAAGCCAGCAGTCCGGATGACACGGATGATGAAGAGCTGTCGCATTGTCTCTGGG GCCTGACGTTAAACCCCGAACTCGAGAGTGAGAGCGAGGACAGCGAGCCCGATGGTCCTGACGATCCAGTGATTCCTTCTCCTGAGATGGACGATGCTAAAG TGTTCCAGAAGGAGGTGCTGGGCACCTTGCAAAGAGGCTTGGAAGAGAATATCACCTGCGACCACCTGGTGCTGGAGATCAACTCCCTCAA GTACGCCTACAACATCACTCTACAAGAAGTAATGCAGATACTGACCGGAGTACTGTTGGATTACCCGTTGCAGCAGCACAGCTCGCAGCTCACGGCATCCCAATACGCCGCTGACCTTCAGCCG TTATTGGAAAAATGGGCACCAGTGTTTAAGAATTATGTGAAGAGATCGAAGGACCAACTTGACTGCCTCTCTGCTTTTGAGGAGCACTTCCTGGAACATGCCACTCACTGGCCTGCCATGtgcaag ATTCTTATGGCCATGTACCAACTGGAGATCCTGGAGGAGGAGATGATTCTGCGCTGGTTTTCTCATAGTGGCACGTTTGACAAGAGCAGACAGCTACGGAAGAACCAAGGG CTTCAAAAATTCATCCAGTGGCTGAAGGAGGCTGAGGAGTCGTCAGAGGAGGACGACAAATAG
- the LOC133165907 gene encoding calsequestrin-1-like, whose product MKWTWVFVAVLLSFAGLSLGKDSLDFPEYDGKDRVHDLHLKNYKSVMKKYDVMVVYYHDHPGSGRVAQKQFEIEELSLELAAQVLEEFDDEDIGVGLIDAKIDKALAKKLGLEESDSIFIFTDDEVIEYDGELAADTLVEFVFDLLEDPVEIIDNSRELKGFENIEEDIKLVGYFKSHKSEHFEAFVDAAEEFHPHVKFYATFNAKVGKALDLKLNEVDFYEPFHDDPVVIPGKPYTKEELVKFIEDNDRPTLRKLQPHNMYEIWDDHVDGEHIIAFAEESDPDGFEFLEILKEVAEDNTEHPHLSIVWIDPDDFPLLVPHWEKIFGIDLSSPQIGVVEADDADSVWMDMDDDDDMPSTDELEDWIEDVLSGEIDPDNDDDDDDDDDDDDDDDDDDDDDDDDDDDDDDDDDDDDDDDDDDDDDDDDDDDDDDDDDDDDDY is encoded by the exons ATGAAGTGGACCTGGGTGTTTGTGGCAGTTTTGTTGTCCTTTGCGGGGCTCTCACTGGGCAAAGACAGCTTGGATTTCCCCGAGTATGATGGCAAGGACAGAGTCCACGACCTCCACCTCAAGAACTATAAGTCTGTGATGAAGAAGTATGATGTCATGGTGGTCTACTACCATGACCATCCCGGATCCGGCCGCGTCGCCCAGAAACAGTTTGAGATTGAGGAGTTGTCCCTTGAG CTTGCAGCCCAGGTCCTCGAGGAGTTTGATGATGAGGACATTGGAGTTGGTCTCATTGATGCAAAGATTGACAAGGCTTTGGCTAAGAAActgg GCCTGGAAGAGTCGGACAGCATCTTCATCTTCACAGACGACGAGGTTATCGAGTACGATGGTGAACTGGCGGCAGACACTCTTGTGGAGTTCGTCTTTGAT CTCCTTGAAGATCCCGTGGAAATTATTGACAACAGTAGGGAACTGAAGGGCTTTGAGAACATCGAAGAGGACATCAAATTGGTGGGCTACTTTAAGAGTCACAAATCAGAAC ATTTTGAGGCTTTTGTCGATGCTGCCGAAGAGTTCCATCCTCACGTGAAGTTCTACGCAACGTTCAATGCCAAG GTTGGCAAGGCTTTGGATCTCAAGCTTAACGAAGTGGACTTTTATGAGCCTTTTCATGATGATCCCGTCGTGATCCCAGGAAAACCCTACACCAAGGAAGAGCTCGTGAAATTCATCGAAGATAATGACAG ACCAACTCTAAGGAAGCTGCAGCCCCACAACATGTATGAAATCTGG GATGACCATGTTGATGGCGAACACATCATTGCTTTTGCTGAGGAATCTGATCCAG ATGGCTTTGAATTCTTGGAGATCCTGAAGGAAGTTGCTGAGGACAACACAGAACATCCTCATCTCAGTATTGTCTGGATCGATCCCGATGACTTCCCCTTG cTTGTGCCTCACTGGGAGAAGATTTTTGGAATCGACCTGTCCAGCCCACAGATTGGTGTTGTGGAAGCAGATGAT GCTGACAGCGTGTGGATGGATATGGACGATGACGATGACATGCCGTCCACCGATGAACTGGAGGACTGGATTGAAGATGTTCTGTCAGGAGAAATTGATcctgataatgatgatgacgatgatgacgacgatgatgatgacgatgatgatgatgatgacgatgatgacgacgatgatgacgatgatgacgatgatgacgatgatgacgatgatgacgatgatgacgatgatgacgacgatgatgatgatgatgacgatgacgatgacgacgacgacgacgacgacgatgattaTTAA